In one window of Brachyhypopomus gauderio isolate BG-103 chromosome 16, BGAUD_0.2, whole genome shotgun sequence DNA:
- the serpinf2b gene encoding serpin peptidase inhibitor, clade F (alpha-2 antiplasmin, pigment epithelium derived factor), member 2b, with amino-acid sequence MSSCCNLGLNIRTTAKNIRIGCHNMDVQFFALLLLCYCKQGWTEDVAASEDGKLPELVRSNISHAAQLTPGDPQTNPAASIPTSEKEENSSEEDTDESCRRRFSSPEIRHAIGSGIMKFGLQLLEYLDANKEQPNVIISPLSVSLALSQLALGARNETEEMLLQSLHAETMPCYQKTLKHLLHHVRKNHLHIASRIYLGSGFQPKQEFLQASLEIYDSEPTAMPELDEINEWVEKSTNSCITDFLSSLPANPVMMLINAVHYKGQWLTRFDPRFTTSEPFYIDKTQMVNVDMMLGPKHPLSVFTHNELDAQVARFPFVGNMSMVVVLPLTGHVNMSAIAANLDISDLYSRFPRERNMQVKLPKFKLDFSQELEEALTSMGLRELFSSPNLAGIAEGPLLVSSVQHKSSMEINEEGAEAAAATSVVISRSNPSFTVNHPFFLALVEDSTQTPLFMGVIANPNPTGPTMISHPKVLLDKTGLPLDKELTPSFGQSPK; translated from the exons ATGTCCAGTTGCTGCAATTTAGGACTGAATATCAGGACCACCGCTAAAAACATCAGA ATTGGCTGTCACAACATGGACGTCCAGTTTTTTGCACTCCTCCTCCTGTGTTACTGCAAACAAGGCTGGACA GAAGATGTGGCAGCTTCCGAAGACGGAAAGCTCCCT GAATTAGTGAGGTCCAACATTTCCCATGCTGCACAACTAACTCCAGGTGATCCTCAAACGAACCCTGCAGCCTCCATCCCCACCAGTGAAAAAGAGGAGAACTCTTCAGAGGAGGACACAGATGAAAGCTGCAGAAGACGTTTCAGCTCTCCAGAGATCAGACACGCCATAGGCAGTGGCATTATGAAGTTTGGTCTGCAGCTTTTGGAGTACCTGGACGCAAACAAAGAACAACCCAACGTCATTATCTCACCTCTCAGTGTGTCATTGGCTCTGTCTCAGTTGGCTCTAG GGGCGAGGAATGAGACAGAAGAGATGCTTCTTCAGAGCCTCCATGCTGAAACAATGCCATGCTACCAGAAAACGCTgaaacacctcctccaccacgtcCGCAAGAACCATCTTCATATCGCCAGCCGCATCTACCTGGGCTCTG GGTTCCAGCCAAAGCAAGAGTTTCTGCAGGCGTCTTTGGAGATCTATGATTCGGAGCCTACAGCCATGCCAGAGTTGGATGAGATCAATGAGTGGGTGGAGAAGTCCACAAACAGTTGCATCACAGACTTTTTGTCCAGCCTTCCCGCTAACCCTGTGATGATGCTTATCAATGCTGTGCACTACAAAG GTCAATGGCTCACCCGCTTTGATCCCCGCTTCACAACCAGTGAGCCCTTCTACATCGACAAAACCCAAATGGTCAACGTTGACATGATGCTTGGGCCAAAACACCCTCTCAGTGTATTCACCCATAATGAACTTGATGCCCAG GTTGCACGGTTCCCTTTCGTGGGCAATATGAGCATGGTGGTTGTGTTGCCTCTCACCGGACACGTCAACATGtcggccattgcagccaacCTCGACATCTCGGATCTATACAGCCGGTTCCCACGAGAGAGGAACATGCAAGTCAAACTTCCCAAGTTCAAATTAGACTTCTCTCAGGAGCTTGAAGAGGCTCTGACAAGCATGG GACTAAGGGAGCTGTTCTCAAGTCCCAACCTGGCTGGTATCGCTGagggccccctgctggtctCCAGCGTGCAGCACAAGTCCAGCATGGAGATAAACGAAGAGGGAGCGGAGGCTGCAGCGGCGACCAGCGTCGTGATCTCCCGCTCGAATCCCTCCTTCACCGTCAACCACCCTTTCTTCCTGGCCCTCGTAGAAGATTCCACCCAAACGCCACTCTTTATGGGGGTTATTGCCAACCCTAATCCTACAGGACCTACCATGATATCACATCCAAAGGTTCTTTTAGATAAGACAGGGTTGCCACTTGACAAGGAATTGACACCATCTTTTGGCCAGTCACCCAAGTAA